The Watersipora subatra chromosome 1, tzWatSuba1.1, whole genome shotgun sequence genome has a window encoding:
- the LOC137395126 gene encoding uncharacterized protein, protein MERVRKRAPPEAVSDIRNLYGEGNMSWLQQDAKRSGIKGYSKMSKAELAYRAGDRSKVIGKTSKGIPIVVDGTYKKPHPDDALRNVRNLYGDSTSSQMREEAKRMGFGNTAKLRKAELKDIVDGKKRLTVDDLSMKDLKSLARARDITVGPRVKKADLVDALRGVDRAPRVEIRTTFVDEVTNKSTIDVSSYQSANIDFVWNHAKPVIIGRINDAFNRTKKLRVSAEVAFSHLERGTIITRFWGTPREGAVPILASTNLDEELNRQLANIIRKIDEFTNNGSGWILERVSRFYLEIYRWKPLRGGTYKPTPKALANKNAIINVNNGGAKTMAVIKRIAKSMDIPFTTKTEKSASRRQVIKLHAISKQLEYQNVKYPVTIDQIQKFANKNKLVINVFEWKDGGMGIVHTDDRLYTDSAKGLPEVNLILYKNHYMWIKSMSALMRKQTDHRGHRNYTCLRCLHHSTCERTFKDHIKGCLAAHDGTCVVKMPEPGSVMKFKNIKNMEKVPYTVYGDFESVIDKNTKVHTACGYGVNLVNSLGKSLRFETYRGEDCMERFFAELDRIEELIDSIPIAKIIITPEQEREFKTATECYMCGREATEEDWLVRDHDHVSGSYRGPAHNSCNLKHRQTKKINVIFHNLKGYDSHLIVKAYEGYKGIDVIANTDEKYMSMRIDRFKFMDSLQHLNSSLATLVEGLDDLPHLKREYPEHYGLLARKGVYPYEYMDSHERFKEKQLPKIIHFSSSLDNYAGISDEDYRHAQKVWKELGCETLGDYHDLYLKTDVLLLTDVFESHRSTAMDVYGLDPCHHISAPSLSWDALLKITKQELELISDVDMYNFVESGIRGGVSTCGGLRYAKANNPYVEGYDKKKPATYLMYLDENNLYRWAMSQKLPTGGFEWLKSKGLPDINNDEGYMAEVDLEYPNKLHDEHNDYPLAPESMKPDQWSEYMRDVGELGKLGEPCYAKVPKLVPNLRDKRKYVVHHSILKCYLKKGLHLTKVHRVLKFKESAWMEPYIRLNTNLRKQAKTDFEKDFFKLMNNAVFGKSMENVRKRIDVELTTKMNRKQKLINKPRFKCKKEFNENLAAILMSKSTVTLNKPIYVGQAILDLSKLLMYEFFYDDIRWQYPDAKMMYTDTDSLVLLIETEDFYKEMPLEKYDTSNYPKDHPCYSEKNKKVIGLPKDEGGGKAISEFVALRAKSYCVEGEGWGLTKCKGVKKCITKNLKFDTYKQCLDSGDPAPNATMTTLQSKLHEIKNWTFSKKTLSAFDDKRYYLDSINSLAHGHYRINDINNAALLE, encoded by the exons atggagagagttAGAAAGCGGGCACCACCTGAGGCGGTGTCTGACATTAGAAACCTCTACGGAGAGGGGAATATGAGCTGGCTTCAACAGGATGCCAAGCGAAGCGGTATTAAAGGATACAGCAAAATGAGCAAAGCGGAGCTAGCGTATCGTGCTGGCGATCGATCCAAAGTGATTGGTAAAACTAGTAAGGGTATACCAATAGTGGTAGACGGTACTTACAAAAAGCCACACCCGGATGATGCCCTCCGCAATGTGAGAAACCTGTACGGAGACTCTACCTCCAGTCAGATGAGGGAGGAGGCGAAGCGTATGGGGTTTGGGAATACAGCGAAGCTGAGAAAAGCCGAGTTAAAGGATATTGTCGATGGCAAGAAACGTCTTACAGTGGATGACTTGAGTATGAAAGATCTAAAATCTTTAGCTCGAGCCAGAGATATAACAGTTGGGCCGCGTGTGAAAAAAGCGGACTTGGTGGACGCATTGAGAGGTGTTGATAGAGCGCCACGGGTGGAGATAAGAACCACTTTTGTAGACGAGGTCACCAACAAATCTACTATAGATGTATCCAGTTATCAATCAGCCAACATAGACTTTGTATGGAATCATGCCAAACCCGTCATTATAGGTAGGATTAATGATGCGTTTAACCGAACTAAAAAACTTCGCGTAAGTGCTGAAGTTGCATTTTCCCATCTGGAGCGTGGTACTATAATCACTCGATTCTGGGGTACCCCTAGAGAAGGCGCCGTACCAATCCTAGCATCAACCAATCTGGATGAAGAATTAAACAGACAGCTAGCGAATATAATCAGAAAAATTGATGAATTTACGAACAATGGTTCGGGGTGGATTTTGGAGCGAGTATCTAGATTTTATTTGGAAATTTATCGGTGGAAACCTCTAAGAGGTGGAACGTACAAACCAACCCCTAAAGCTTTAGCGAACAAAAATGCCATCATAAACGTCAACAATGGAGGTGCCAAAACAATGGCAGTGATAAAACGGATTGCAAAATCTATGGACATTCCTTTTACTACCAAAACCGAGAAATCAGC ATCACGTAGACAGGTTATCAAATTACACGCCATATCAAAACAGCTTGAATACCAAAATGTTAAGTACCCGGTCACCATAGACCAGATTCAAAAGTTTGCTAACAAGAACAAACTTGTGATTAATGTGTTTGAGTGGAAAGATGGTGGAATGGGGATTGTTCACACGGATGACAGGTTGTATACAGATAGTGCAAAAGGTCTCCCAGAGGTGAATTTAATTCTTTATAAAAATCACTACATGTGGATCAAGAGTATGTCAGCGTTAATGAGGAAGCAAACTGATCACAGAGGACATAGAAACTATACCTGCCTACGCTGCCTTCATCATTCTACTTGTGAGAGAACATTTAAGGACCACATCAAAGGGTGCCTAGCCGCTCACGATGGTACTTGCGTCGTCAAGATGCCTGAACCTGGCTCGGTCATGAAGTTtaagaacattaaaaatatggaaaaggtGCCTTACACCGTCTACGGGGACTTTGAGTCTGTTATAGACAAAAATACCAAAGTCCATACAGCGTGTGGCTACGGCGTAAACCTGGTGAACAGCTTAGGAAAGTCATTGAGGTTTGAGACTTACAGGGGTGAGGATTGCATGGAGAGATTCTTTGCAGAGCTGGATAGAATAGAAGAGTTGATAGATAGCATTCCAATCGCGAAAATAATAATCACTCCGGAGCAAGAGCGAGAATTTAAAACTGCGACAGAGTGCTACATGTGTGGGCGCGAGGCTACGGAAGAAGATTGGCTAGTTAGAGATCATGATCATGTCTCTGGGTCGTACAGAGGCCCCGCGCACAATAGCTGCAATCTCAAGCACAGACAGACAAAAAAGATTAACGTGATATTTCACAACCTCAAGGGGTATGACTCTCATTTAATTGTCAAGGCTTACGAGGGGTACAAGGGCATCGATGTTATAGCGAACACGGATGAAAAGTACATGTCAATGAGAATAGATCGCTTTAAGTTTATGGACAGCCTCCAGCACCTCAATAGCTCATTGGCTACATTGGTGGAAGGTCTAGATGATCTACCGCACCTGAAACGAGAGTATCCAGAACACTACGGCTTGTTGGCGAGAAAGGGCGTGTATCCGTACGAGTACATGGATTCTCACGAGCGGTTTAAAGAAAAGCAACTTCCAAAGATTATACACTTTAGTTCATCGCTTGACAATTATGCCGGTATAAGTGATGAGGACTATCGGCATGCTCAAAAAGTGTGGAAGGAGCTGGGGTGTGAGACTTTGGGTGATTATCACGATCTCTATCTTAAGACGGATGTCTTGCTTTTGACTGATGTTTTTGAGAGCCATAGATCGACAGCCATGGATGTATATGGTCTCGATCCGTGTCACCACATCTCAGCACCCTCATTGTCATGGGATGCATtgcttaaaataacaaaacaagaaCTGGAGCTCATCAGTGATGTAGACATGTACAATTTTGTAGAGAGTGGTATAAGAGGTGGTGTGTCTACATGCGGAGGCTTGCGATACGCCAAGGCCAACAATCCTTATGTAGAGGGGTATGATAAAAAGAAACCAGCTACCTACCTGATGTACTTGGATGAGAATAACCTGTACAGGTGGGCCATGTCGCAAAAGCTACCGACTGGTGGTTTCGAATGGTTGAAATCGAAAGGGCTGCCAGACATTAATAATGATGAGGGCTACATGGCGGAGGTAGATCTAGAATACCCAAACAAGCTCCACGACGAACACAATGATTATCCGCTGGCACCCGAATCAATGAAACCTGATCAGTGGTCAGAGTATATGCGCGATGTGGGAGAGCTTGGCAAGCTTGGAGAGCCGTGCTATGCAAAAGTTCCTAAGCTGGTGCCAAACCTTCGAGATAAGCGCAAGTACGTCGTACATCACAGTATCTTAAAGTGTTATTTGAAAAAGGGTCTGCATTTGACTAAAGTACACCGAGTTCTCAAGTTTAAAGAAAGTGCATGGATGGAGCCGTACATTCGACTAAACACCAATCTTCGAAAGCAAGCTAAGACTGATTTTGAGAAAGATTTTTTCAAGCTCATGAACAATGCGGTATTCGGGAAATCGATGGAGAATGTTCGCAAACGGATAGATGTAGAGTTGACTACTAAAATGAATCGCAAACAAAAGCTCATAAATAAGCCGCGATTCAAGTGTAAGAAAGAGTTTAATGAAAACTTGGCGGCCATTCTCATGAGCAAATCTACAGTGACCCTAAACAAACCTATTTACGTCGGTCAGGCCATTTTAGATCTGTCCAAACTGCTCATGTACGAATTCTTTTACGATGACATACGATGGCAATACCCCGATGCTAAAATGATGTACACTGACACGGACAGCTTAGTGTTATTAATCGAGACAGAAGATTTTTATAAGGAAATGCCGCTCGAAAAGTATGATACGAGCAACTACCCTAAAGATCATCCGTGCTACAGTGAGAAAAACAAGAAAGTGATAGGTCTGCCCAAGGATGAAGGTGGTGGTAAGGCGATATCGGAGTTTGTGGCTTTGCGAGCCAAGTCATACTGCGTAGAGGGTGAGGGTTGGGGACTGACAAAATGCAAAGGAGTAAAAAAGTGTATAACCAAAAACCTAAAGTTTGATACCTACAAACAATGCCTGGATAGTGGAGATCCGGCTCCGAATGCAACCATGACGACACTCCAGTCCAAGCTACACGAGATAAAAAATTGGACATTCAGCAAAAAGACTCTGTCGGCCTTTGACGACAAACGCTATTACCTAGATTCAATAAATAGCTTGGCACACGGACATTACAGAATAAATGACATTAACAATGCCGCACTTCTTGAATAG
- the LOC137385773 gene encoding uncharacterized protein, whose protein sequence is MATPVADINGSSNESKLLECIDRLHTETRSDLPSIQSAMLESHGQSYEQTEAMINSLTNSTKIFKVERKGVTHYLTIKTENHLRRSGSVEVKEVSELLARCVKAINQGNGSAGASVDEIINWLGANGGPAHLSEKKELEATLQDEVSLMKIKTNATGLYFSVKRRGRPCGSPSNAKSKVLCMPSVTTVKPSPNKSPSTKSTMLKRSPEETHKRTGNLGKRKRIKKSNEDYEFYDTPGNTSMHLNTAGKGEPICDFCLKSSSCNRQSMFEELLLCKDCNAKAHPSCMGYCEVLARRASMGPWQCIDCKTCCLCLESGHPDDLLFCDACDKGYHMFCHSPAIKEKPKNKWACNACIHDGVCPEDLITDVPEDGMQDQVTDSAADTGVSGATHPLPTSSNGPTISNSQSNMAVEVKSPSNSSPAPAGPTQAPLASPKVMLPEVPSHWSVTHVSQYIHQCGFPAEAQRFYEQEIDGKSFMLLMRQDVLCNMNLKLGPALKIYEKIKMLQKGPAVRLHQQ, encoded by the exons ATGGCGACACCTGTGGCAGATATCAATGGAAGTAGCAATGAATCGAAACTATTAGAATGTATCGACAGACTGCACACAGAAACTCGGTCGGATTTACCTAGCATACAGTCAGCCATGCTCGAGTCGCATGGGCAGAGTTACGAGCAAACAGAAGCCATGATCAACTCATTGACAAATTCTACCAAAATATTTAAAGTCGAGCGAAAAGGAGTAACGCACTACTTGACCATTAAAACTGAAAATCATTTGCGGAGATCGGGAAGTGTCGAAGTTAAAGAAGTCAGTGAATTACTGGCAAGGTGTGTTAAGGCTATCAACCAG GGGAATGGTAGTGCTGGAGCTTCTGTAGATGAGATCATAAACTGGTTGGGCGCTAATGGCGGACCTGCCCATCTTTCTGAGAAGAAAGAATTGGAGGCAACATTGCAagatgag GTTAGCCTCATGAAGATCAAAACAAATGCGACAGGGCTGTATTTCTCTGTAAAAAGAAGAGGCCGACCTTGTGGCAGTCCTTCCAATGCCAAGTCAAAGGTTCTCTGTATGCCAAGTGTGACAACTGTCAAGCCCTCACCTAACAAATCTCCGTCTACCAAGTCAACAATGCTAAAACGGAGTCCTGAAGAAACACATAAACGTACAGGCAATCTAGGCAAAAGAAAG AGAATAAAAAAAAGCAACGAGGATTATGAGTTCTATGACACACCAGGAAACACAAGCATGCACCTCAACACAGCAGGCAAAGGCGAGCCCATTTGTGATTTTTGTCTAAAATCTTCATCATGTAATCGTCAAAGCATGTTCGAAGAGCTTCTCCTATGCAAGGACTGCAACGCCAAAg CTCACCCCTCATGCATGGGGTATTGTGAGGTGCTTGCTCGCCGTGCCAGTATGGGGCCCTGGCAGTGCATTGACTGCAAGACTTGCTGCCTCTGTCTCGAGTCTGGGCATCCTGATGATTTGCTGTTTTGCGACGCCTGTGACAAAGGCTACCATATGTTCTGTCATTCACCTGCCATCAAGGAAAAACCTAAAA ACAAGTGGGCTTGCAACGCTTGTATACACGACGGAGTTTGCCCAGAGGACCTCATTACTGATGTGCCGGAGGATGGGATGCAAGACCAAGTGACAGATTCTGCAGCGGATACGGGCGTTTCCGGAGCCACTCATCCTCTTCCTACTAGCTCTAATGGACCAACTATCTCAAATTCCCAATCAAACATGGCAG TGGAGGTCAAATCACCGTCCAATTCATCTCCGGCTCCAGCTGGTCCGACTCAAGCACCACTCGCCTCACCAAAGGTGATGCTTCCAGAGGTTCCAAGTCACTGGAGTGTCACTCACGTCTCCCAATACATTCATCAATGCGGCTTCCCTGCAGAAGCCCAGAGGTTTTATGAGCAA gAGATAGATGGCAAGTCATTCATGCTGCTCATGAGGCAAGATGTACTCTGTAACATGAACCTCAAACTTGGACCAGCCCTGAAGATCTATGAGAAGATTAAGATGTTGCAGAAAGGCCCTGCAGTTCGTTTGCATCAGCAGTAG